One genomic window of Candidatus Pseudobacter hemicellulosilyticus includes the following:
- a CDS encoding PepSY-associated TM helix domain-containing protein, giving the protein MKEIDNTRENKRETKRKKGRSWLSRLNSWLHLWLGIGSGIIVFIVAITGCMFVFCDDIIDGIGGSALRVPEVKEVRLTPEELVTAFKKENPHLHPFYFVTYKDPQRTFRVGAEDKNDVFSFTWVDPYTGKSLKTTTAYYFFYVVAHIHSGHIPFGEVGGLIVEIATWIFLIELITGLILWWPVKWTKATREQSFKIKFKASWKRVNYDLHNVPGFYSLVPALMLTVTGLIIANKPLNRATHNLLDGKAQPYAAIRKMGPAYDSTRAYLPMNTVLDQLLREPGVTQVRMSLPPERQTVQLVLAGSDIGLKGIDGRILVADRYTGNEIKMAPALLRGISIEGWNMNLHIGFWAGWFGKIFTFIIGLICAALPITGFLIWWGRRKKKKPVRRVARPTVQPVAASV; this is encoded by the coding sequence ATGAAGGAAATCGATAACACCCGCGAAAACAAACGCGAAACCAAACGGAAAAAAGGAAGATCCTGGCTCAGTCGCCTTAACAGCTGGCTGCATCTCTGGCTGGGCATTGGTTCGGGCATCATTGTATTTATTGTGGCCATCACCGGCTGTATGTTCGTTTTCTGTGACGATATCATTGACGGTATCGGCGGCAGCGCCCTGCGTGTACCCGAGGTCAAAGAAGTCCGGCTTACGCCTGAAGAGCTGGTGACCGCTTTCAAAAAGGAGAACCCCCACCTGCACCCCTTTTATTTTGTGACCTATAAGGATCCCCAAAGGACTTTCCGTGTTGGCGCCGAGGATAAAAATGATGTGTTCAGCTTTACCTGGGTAGATCCCTATACCGGCAAAAGCCTGAAGACCACTACCGCTTACTATTTCTTTTACGTGGTGGCGCATATCCACAGCGGCCATATTCCCTTCGGTGAAGTGGGCGGCCTGATAGTGGAGATTGCTACCTGGATATTCCTGATTGAGCTGATCACAGGACTGATCCTCTGGTGGCCTGTTAAATGGACAAAAGCTACCAGGGAGCAGAGCTTCAAAATAAAATTCAAGGCCAGCTGGAAACGGGTGAACTACGACCTGCACAATGTACCCGGTTTCTACAGCCTGGTGCCCGCGCTGATGCTGACCGTCACCGGCCTGATCATTGCTAACAAGCCGCTGAACAGGGCCACGCATAACCTGCTGGACGGTAAGGCGCAGCCCTATGCCGCCATCCGGAAAATGGGACCTGCCTATGATAGCACCAGGGCTTATCTTCCTATGAATACCGTGCTGGACCAACTGCTCCGGGAGCCCGGTGTTACCCAGGTACGGATGTCTTTGCCGCCCGAACGCCAGACGGTGCAGCTGGTGCTGGCCGGCTCGGATATAGGACTGAAAGGGATCGATGGCCGGATCCTGGTTGCCGACCGCTATACCGGCAACGAAATAAAAATGGCGCCTGCCCTGCTGAGGGGAATATCGATAGAAGGCTGGAATATGAACCTGCATATCGGCTTCTGGGCCGGTTGGTTCGGCAAGATCTTTACGTTTATCATCGGGCTCATCTGTGCTGCCTTACCGATCACAGGTTTCCTGATCTGGTGGGGCCGGCGTAAAAAGAAAAAGCCGGTGCGCCGGGTAGCCAGGCCAACGGTGCAGCCTGTTGCCGCATCTGTATGA
- a CDS encoding TonB-dependent receptor produces the protein MTRNTPKRIFALLYPLLLLFIFSPVLLLAQEHSKGRIEGQVNSADGKPVESINLILKGTGKGAVTDAQGRYRFEQVSPGTYTIEASFIGLKTQTIQATVKAGVTTTAGVITLSEDVAELQEVVVVSAADKFAKKKSDYVARIPLNNLENPQIYTVVPKELLEEQVATDFKSSLITAPGVNNVTVGVGSGGIGLSLRMRGFSGSHAAGAIRNGMVTNFVSLSDPVNLERIEVIKGPSGTLFGSTMISYGGLVNRVTKQAHDRFKGEVGYTAGSWGLSRFTVDINTPLNDDKTLLFRANAVAHKEGSFQDYGKANTFAFTPTFKYIVNDRLTLDAELELFKTKRNTTYMGLSGNGATATAIDGLGLDFSKSYASDEILSTANIVNAYLKATYKLSETWTSQTAFSFANTENNANYLFLLVSKNDSMSRRFMHIPSTFGVNQFQQNFIGDFLLGSMRNRLVVGLDYTQITTTDRRATLNLPTIGMNTTPASIYMSEASYQQRLSALTYTANKRNLESYSAYASDVINITPQLLAMASVRVDHYKSEYEDFNRTGVSPKFGVVYQLIPEKLSVFGNYMNGYSFVSPGVNSADPTDRKLFDPEQANQYEGGVKLELLKGKLSGSLSYYNIEVKDKVRAVPGEIFSIQDGTQESKGIEADLIANPFRGLHMIFGYGYNESKITKAAANEGKHPASTPAHTGSFWFSYKVMQGRATGFGIGFGGNAVSDSYMNDVNSFTVPGYHKFDATVFYDQPKYRVALKLNNVTNEKYWLYDSWASPQPTRQFLVNVAYRF, from the coding sequence ATGACCCGCAACACACCAAAACGAATTTTTGCACTGCTTTACCCACTACTATTACTATTTATTTTTTCACCGGTCCTGCTCCTGGCACAGGAGCACAGCAAGGGCCGTATTGAAGGACAGGTCAACTCTGCCGACGGCAAGCCGGTGGAAAGCATCAACCTTATTTTAAAAGGGACCGGCAAAGGCGCTGTGACCGATGCACAGGGCCGTTACCGCTTTGAGCAGGTAAGCCCAGGTACCTATACTATTGAAGCCTCTTTCATTGGCCTGAAAACGCAGACCATCCAGGCCACTGTGAAAGCCGGCGTTACCACTACCGCCGGGGTGATCACCCTCTCTGAAGATGTGGCCGAACTGCAGGAAGTAGTGGTGGTATCCGCTGCTGACAAATTCGCCAAAAAGAAAAGTGATTATGTGGCCCGCATACCGCTGAACAACCTGGAGAATCCCCAGATCTATACTGTAGTGCCCAAGGAACTGCTGGAAGAGCAGGTGGCCACTGATTTCAAAAGCTCCCTGATCACCGCACCCGGCGTGAACAACGTAACGGTGGGCGTAGGCTCCGGTGGTATTGGTCTTTCCCTGCGTATGCGCGGCTTCAGTGGCTCCCATGCCGCCGGCGCCATCCGCAATGGCATGGTGACCAACTTTGTTTCTCTTTCCGATCCGGTCAACCTGGAAAGGATCGAAGTGATCAAAGGACCTTCCGGTACCCTCTTTGGTTCTACCATGATCTCCTATGGCGGTCTGGTGAACCGTGTTACCAAACAGGCGCATGACCGGTTCAAAGGAGAAGTAGGGTATACAGCTGGCAGCTGGGGCCTCAGCCGTTTCACCGTGGATATCAATACCCCGCTGAATGACGACAAGACCCTGCTGTTCCGCGCCAATGCCGTAGCACATAAGGAAGGCAGCTTCCAGGATTATGGCAAGGCAAACACTTTTGCTTTCACACCCACTTTTAAATATATCGTGAACGACAGGCTCACCCTGGACGCCGAACTGGAACTCTTCAAGACCAAAAGGAACACCACCTATATGGGCCTGAGCGGCAATGGGGCTACAGCTACAGCTATTGACGGCCTTGGGCTGGATTTCAGTAAGTCCTACGCCAGTGATGAGATCCTCAGCACTGCCAATATTGTGAACGCCTACCTGAAAGCTACCTATAAGCTAAGTGAGACCTGGACCTCCCAGACTGCCTTCTCCTTTGCCAACACAGAGAACAACGCCAACTATCTTTTCCTGCTGGTGAGCAAGAACGACAGCATGTCCCGCCGCTTCATGCATATCCCCAGCACTTTTGGGGTGAACCAGTTCCAGCAGAATTTCATTGGCGACTTCCTGCTGGGCAGTATGCGCAACCGCCTGGTAGTGGGCCTGGACTATACCCAGATCACTACTACTGACCGCCGCGCTACGCTGAACCTGCCTACCATTGGCATGAATACTACACCCGCTTCTATTTATATGTCCGAAGCCAGTTACCAGCAAAGGCTGAGCGCACTGACCTATACTGCCAACAAAAGGAACCTGGAAAGCTATAGCGCCTATGCATCTGATGTGATCAATATCACACCGCAGCTGCTGGCCATGGCCAGTGTACGGGTAGACCATTATAAGAGCGAGTACGAGGATTTCAACAGGACCGGCGTATCACCCAAATTCGGTGTGGTATACCAGCTGATCCCGGAAAAACTCTCTGTATTCGGTAACTATATGAACGGCTATTCCTTTGTATCGCCTGGCGTGAACAGCGCTGATCCCACTGATCGTAAGCTCTTTGATCCCGAGCAGGCCAACCAGTATGAAGGCGGTGTGAAACTGGAACTGCTGAAAGGCAAGCTCTCCGGTTCACTGAGCTACTATAATATTGAAGTGAAGGATAAAGTACGTGCCGTGCCCGGCGAGATCTTCTCTATCCAGGATGGCACCCAGGAAAGCAAGGGTATTGAGGCCGACCTGATCGCCAATCCTTTCCGTGGCCTGCACATGATCTTTGGTTATGGCTACAATGAAAGCAAGATCACCAAAGCAGCTGCCAATGAAGGAAAGCATCCTGCTTCTACACCGGCGCATACCGGCAGCTTCTGGTTCAGCTATAAGGTAATGCAGGGCCGTGCCACCGGCTTCGGTATTGGCTTCGGCGGCAATGCGGTGAGCGATAGCTATATGAATGACGTCAACAGCTTCACCGTTCCCGGTTACCATAAGTTTGACGCCACTGTATTCTATGATCAGCCCAAATACAGGGTGGCGCTGAAACTGAATAATGTCACCAATGAAAAATACTGGCTCTATGACTCCTGGGCCAGCCCGCAACCTACACGCCAGTTCCTGGTCAATGTGGCGTACAGGTTCTGA
- a CDS encoding endonuclease/exonuclease/phosphatase family protein, translating into MMMQRTIPFFLAAFVLLAACNKDPYMPDGPATRVELVNSDATHGGKNDAQDKLAGIRYMTYNIRHCSPPSAPGTVDVAAIAKVINDSDADIIFLQEVDKNTGRDGYSGDQAQDLATRTSRNVAFFSAISYQKGFYGVAILSKYPLKSIKKYFLTKEQADHEQRVLGTAIVDLPGIDSLVVGVTHLQHNSNGSRVQQVKEVTNILGREETAVLVGGDLNENPSATDFFSVWDATFTRTCTGGCGNTYSAQSPTSQIDHLAFRPAAAFSVQSHTVISEPYASDHLPVVANLKFNR; encoded by the coding sequence ATGATGATGCAAAGAACCATACCCTTTTTCCTGGCGGCCTTCGTCCTGCTGGCTGCCTGTAATAAAGACCCGTATATGCCCGATGGGCCTGCCACCCGCGTGGAGCTGGTGAATAGTGACGCCACCCATGGCGGCAAGAATGATGCGCAGGACAAACTGGCCGGCATCCGGTATATGACCTATAATATCCGCCACTGTTCCCCGCCTTCAGCGCCGGGCACCGTAGATGTGGCCGCCATTGCCAAAGTGATCAATGATTCGGATGCCGATATCATCTTCCTGCAGGAAGTAGATAAGAACACCGGTCGTGACGGGTATAGCGGCGATCAGGCGCAGGACCTGGCCACCCGCACCAGCCGTAACGTGGCTTTCTTTTCGGCCATCAGTTACCAGAAAGGTTTCTATGGCGTAGCCATCCTGAGTAAGTATCCGCTGAAGAGCATCAAGAAATATTTCCTGACCAAAGAGCAGGCCGATCATGAACAAAGAGTGCTGGGCACAGCTATCGTTGACCTGCCCGGTATTGATTCCCTGGTAGTAGGGGTTACCCACCTGCAGCACAACAGCAACGGCAGCAGGGTACAGCAGGTAAAAGAAGTGACCAATATCCTGGGCAGGGAAGAGACTGCTGTGCTGGTGGGCGGCGACCTGAACGAGAATCCCTCCGCTACCGATTTCTTCTCCGTATGGGATGCCACGTTCACGCGTACCTGCACCGGCGGCTGCGGCAATACCTATAGCGCCCAGAGCCCAACCTCCCAGATAGATCACCTGGCTTTCCGGCCTGCTGCTGCCTTCAGCGTGCAGAGCCATACCGTGATCAGCGAACCCTATGCGTCAGATCATTTGCCCGTAGTGGCCAATTTAAAATTTAACAGATGA
- a CDS encoding endonuclease/exonuclease/phosphatase family protein — MQTPALLRRNACLILLGLLAISSCRTAKNSAAGSEELRVMTYNIHHGNQPDKPKGVIDLDSIANIIRRLDPHLVALQELDSVTLRSGGVFQLKALADKLGMHYYYGHAIPYEGGAYGLGILSRYPIKEAATHPLPKVSTVRSEDRILALVKVQLPQGKECYFGATHLDVVSEQNRQLQVEKIRELTSGLPAPVILGGDFNAVDTTASVRNLLQQFTDASQQKHPTIPVLTPRRRIDYIVYSKGAGLHSLREQVPQEHYASDHLPFFAALTWSNIK, encoded by the coding sequence ATGCAAACACCCGCTTTACTACGCAGGAATGCCTGCCTGATCCTGCTGGGCCTGCTGGCCATCAGCAGCTGCCGTACTGCTAAGAACAGCGCTGCCGGTTCGGAAGAACTGCGCGTGATGACCTACAATATCCATCACGGCAATCAGCCGGATAAGCCCAAAGGCGTCATTGACCTGGATTCCATTGCCAATATCATCCGGCGCCTGGATCCCCACCTGGTGGCCTTGCAGGAACTGGACAGTGTTACCCTGCGTTCAGGCGGTGTGTTCCAGTTAAAGGCGCTGGCGGACAAGCTGGGCATGCACTATTACTATGGCCATGCTATTCCCTATGAAGGCGGCGCCTATGGACTGGGCATCCTGTCCAGGTATCCCATTAAAGAAGCTGCCACCCATCCTTTGCCGAAGGTCAGTACGGTAAGATCGGAAGACCGGATACTGGCCCTGGTAAAAGTCCAGTTGCCCCAAGGGAAGGAATGCTATTTTGGCGCTACCCACCTGGATGTGGTGAGTGAACAGAACCGCCAGCTGCAGGTGGAAAAGATCAGAGAGCTTACCAGTGGCCTCCCTGCTCCGGTGATCCTGGGCGGCGATTTCAATGCAGTGGATACCACGGCCTCTGTGCGCAACCTGCTGCAACAATTCACCGATGCCAGTCAGCAAAAACACCCCACCATCCCTGTGCTGACACCACGCCGGCGGATAGATTATATTGTCTATAGCAAGGGTGCCGGTCTGCACAGCTTGCGGGAACAGGTGCCCCAGGAACACTATGCTTCTGATCACCTGCCTTTCTTTGCAGCCCTGACCTGGAGCAATATAAAATAG